In Doryrhamphus excisus isolate RoL2022-K1 chromosome 7, RoL_Dexc_1.0, whole genome shotgun sequence, one genomic interval encodes:
- the mkln1 gene encoding muskelin isoform X1, with the protein MAVVPESRVLTFSVFKWSSYSSTYLPENILVDKPNDQSSRWSSESNYPPQFLVLKLERPAIVQSITFGKYEKTHVCNLKKFKVFGGMSEENMTELLSSGLKNDYNKETFTLKHKIDEQMFPCRFVKIVPLMSWGPSFNFSIWYIELHGIEDPDVVQPCLNWYSKYREQEAIRLCLKHFRQHNYTEAFESLQKKTRIALEHPMLTHLHDRLVLQGDFDACEDLIDKAVRDGLFNQYISQQEYKPRWSQIIPKCNKGTSAQEITRDDMNSDGDDNRPGMRGGHQMVIDVQTETVYLFGGWDGTQDLADFWAYSVQENQWVCISRDTEKESGPSARSCHKMCIDSQRRQIYTLGRYLDSSVRNSKSLKSDFYRYDIDVNTWTLLSEDTSADGGPKLVFDHQMCMDSEKHMIYTFGGRILTCNGSVEDSRTSEPQFSGLYAYHCQAGTWSLLREDSCNAGPEDIQSRIGHCMLFHTRNRCLYVFGGQRSKTYLNDFFSYDVDGDHVEIISDGTKKDSGMVPMTGFTQRATIDPELNEIHVLSGLSKDKDKREENVRNSFWIYDIARNNWSCVYKNDQAVKENPSKVLQEEEPCPRFAHQLVYDEMHKVHYLFGGNPGKSCSPKMRLDDFWSLKLCRPSKEYLLRHCRYLIRKYRFEEKAQSEPLSALKYLQDDLSLTVDHTDPEETKEFQLLPSALFKSSNDFIPLGFSDIDQTYAQRTQLFDTLVNFFPDSMTPPKGNLVDLITL; encoded by the exons ATGGCTGTCGTTCCAGAGAGCAGGGTTCTTACTTTCAGCGTTTTTAAATGGAGTTCTTACTCCTCTACGTATTTACCCGA GAATATTTTGGTGGACAAACCAAATGATCAGTCCTCCCGGTGGTCTTCTGAGAGCAACTACCCTCCACAG TTTTTAGTCTTGAAACTGGAAAGGCCGGCGATTGTTCAAAGCATCACCTTCGGGAAATATGAGAAAACACACGTCTGCAACTTGAAGAAATTCAAAGTGTTTGGTGGGATGAGTGAAGAAAACATGACTGAGCTTTTGTCCAG TGGCCTTAAGAATGACTACAACAAGGAAACGTTCACCTTAAAGCACAAGATTGATGAGCAGATGTTTCCCTGCAGATTTGTCAAAATAG TGCCTCTGATGTCTTGGGGTCCGAGTTTCAACTTCAGCATCTGGTACATTGAGCTGCATGGCATCGAAGATCCAGATGTAGTGCAGCCTTGCCTTAACTGGTATAGCAAG TACAGGGAACAGGAAGCCATCCGCCTTTGCCTCAAACACTTCCGTCAGCATAACTACACAGAGGCCTTCGAGTCGCTGCAGAAGAAGACTCGGATAGCACTTGAACACCCTATGCTTACTCACCTACACGACCGACTAGTTCTGCAAGGAGACTTTGACGCCTGTGAAGACCTTATAGACAAAGCCGTAAGAG ACGGTTTGTTTAACCAGTATATCAGCCAGCAGGAGTACAAGCCCAGGTGGAGTCAGATCATTCCCAAATGCAACAAAGGTACAAGCGCCCAAGAAATCACGAGGGACGACATGAACA GTGACGGTGACGACAACAGGCCGGGAATGAGGGGAGGACATCAAATGGTTATTGACGTTCAGACTG AGACTGTATACCTCTTCGGGGGCTGGGATGGCACACAAGACCTTGCTGACTTTTGGGCTTACAGTGTTCAGGAAAACCAGTGGGTCTGCATCTCCAGGGACACAGAGAAAGAG AGCGGTCCAAGCGCTCGCTCCTGCCATAAGATGTGCATCGACTCCCAGCGGCGTCAGATCTACACTTTAGGCCGCTACCTCGACTCCAGCGTCAGGAACAGCAAATCACTGAAGAGCGACTTCTACCGCTACGACATTGACGTCAACACCTGGACGCTCCTCAGCGAGGACACATCAGCGGACGGAGGGCCAAAACTAGTCTTTGACCACCAG ATGTGCATGGACTCTGAAAAGCACATGATCTACACGTTTGGCGGGCGCATTCTGACATGTAACGGCAGCGTGGAGGACAGCCGCACGTCTGAGCCCCAGTTCAGTGGCCTCTACGCCTACCACTGCCAAGCTGGCACATGGAGTCTCCTGCGGGAAGACTCTTGCAACGCTGGCCCAGAAGACATCCAGTCCCGTATTGGCCACTGCATGCTCTTCCACACT AGAAACCGCTGTCTTTATGTGTTTGGCGGTCAGAGGTCAAAGACTTACCTCAATGATTTCTTCAGCTATGATGTGGATGGAGATCACGTGGAGATCATATCTGATGGCACAAAGAAGGACTCAGGCATGG TGCCAATGACAGGCTTTACCCAGAGAGCCACCATCGACCCCGAGCTCAACGAGATCCACGTCCTGTCGGGCCTCAGTAAAGACAAAGATAAACGTGAGGAGAACGTTCGGAACTCCTTCTGGATCTACGACATCGCCCGTAACAACTG GTCTTGTGTATATAAGAACGACCAAGCGGTGAAAGAAAACCCCAGCAAGGTCTTGCAGGAGGAGGAGCCGTGTCCACGCTTTGCACACCAGCTGGTCTACGACGAGATGCACAAG GTGCATTACTTGTTTGGCGGCAACCCAGGGAAGTCTTGCTCTCCAAAGATGCGCCTCGATGACTTCTGGTCGCTCAAACTGTGTCGGCCCTCCAAGGAGTACCTCCTCCGCCACTGCAGATATCTCATCAGGAAGTACAG GTTTGAAGAGAAAGCCCAATCCGAGCCACTAAGTGCACTCAAATACTTGCAGGATGACCTGTCTCTCACCGTGGACCACACAGACCCCGAGGAGACCAAGGAG TTCCAGCTCCTGCCCTCAGCTCTATTCAAGTCCAGCAACGATTTCATCCCCCTTG GTTTCTCCGACATCGACCAGACGTATGCCCAACGCACACAGCTCTTCGACACACTCGTCAACTTCTTCCCCGACAGCATGACGCCACCGAAGGGCAACCTGGTGGACCTCATCACCCTCTAG
- the mkln1 gene encoding muskelin isoform X2 yields MAVVPESRVLTFSVFKWSSYSSTYLPENILVDKPNDQSSRWSSESNYPPQFLVLKLERPAIVQSITFGKYEKTHVCNLKKFKVFGGMSEENMTELLSSGLKNDYNKETFTLKHKIDEQMFPCRFVKIVPLMSWGPSFNFSIWYIELHGIEDPDVVQPCLNWYSKYREQEAIRLCLKHFRQHNYTEAFESLQKKTRIALEHPMLTHLHDRLVLQGDFDACEDLIDKAVRDGLFNQYISQQEYKPRWSQIIPKCNKGDGDDNRPGMRGGHQMVIDVQTETVYLFGGWDGTQDLADFWAYSVQENQWVCISRDTEKESGPSARSCHKMCIDSQRRQIYTLGRYLDSSVRNSKSLKSDFYRYDIDVNTWTLLSEDTSADGGPKLVFDHQMCMDSEKHMIYTFGGRILTCNGSVEDSRTSEPQFSGLYAYHCQAGTWSLLREDSCNAGPEDIQSRIGHCMLFHTRNRCLYVFGGQRSKTYLNDFFSYDVDGDHVEIISDGTKKDSGMVPMTGFTQRATIDPELNEIHVLSGLSKDKDKREENVRNSFWIYDIARNNWSCVYKNDQAVKENPSKVLQEEEPCPRFAHQLVYDEMHKVHYLFGGNPGKSCSPKMRLDDFWSLKLCRPSKEYLLRHCRYLIRKYRFEEKAQSEPLSALKYLQDDLSLTVDHTDPEETKEFQLLPSALFKSSNDFIPLGFSDIDQTYAQRTQLFDTLVNFFPDSMTPPKGNLVDLITL; encoded by the exons ATGGCTGTCGTTCCAGAGAGCAGGGTTCTTACTTTCAGCGTTTTTAAATGGAGTTCTTACTCCTCTACGTATTTACCCGA GAATATTTTGGTGGACAAACCAAATGATCAGTCCTCCCGGTGGTCTTCTGAGAGCAACTACCCTCCACAG TTTTTAGTCTTGAAACTGGAAAGGCCGGCGATTGTTCAAAGCATCACCTTCGGGAAATATGAGAAAACACACGTCTGCAACTTGAAGAAATTCAAAGTGTTTGGTGGGATGAGTGAAGAAAACATGACTGAGCTTTTGTCCAG TGGCCTTAAGAATGACTACAACAAGGAAACGTTCACCTTAAAGCACAAGATTGATGAGCAGATGTTTCCCTGCAGATTTGTCAAAATAG TGCCTCTGATGTCTTGGGGTCCGAGTTTCAACTTCAGCATCTGGTACATTGAGCTGCATGGCATCGAAGATCCAGATGTAGTGCAGCCTTGCCTTAACTGGTATAGCAAG TACAGGGAACAGGAAGCCATCCGCCTTTGCCTCAAACACTTCCGTCAGCATAACTACACAGAGGCCTTCGAGTCGCTGCAGAAGAAGACTCGGATAGCACTTGAACACCCTATGCTTACTCACCTACACGACCGACTAGTTCTGCAAGGAGACTTTGACGCCTGTGAAGACCTTATAGACAAAGCCGTAAGAG ACGGTTTGTTTAACCAGTATATCAGCCAGCAGGAGTACAAGCCCAGGTGGAGTCAGATCATTCCCAAATGCAACAAAG GTGACGGTGACGACAACAGGCCGGGAATGAGGGGAGGACATCAAATGGTTATTGACGTTCAGACTG AGACTGTATACCTCTTCGGGGGCTGGGATGGCACACAAGACCTTGCTGACTTTTGGGCTTACAGTGTTCAGGAAAACCAGTGGGTCTGCATCTCCAGGGACACAGAGAAAGAG AGCGGTCCAAGCGCTCGCTCCTGCCATAAGATGTGCATCGACTCCCAGCGGCGTCAGATCTACACTTTAGGCCGCTACCTCGACTCCAGCGTCAGGAACAGCAAATCACTGAAGAGCGACTTCTACCGCTACGACATTGACGTCAACACCTGGACGCTCCTCAGCGAGGACACATCAGCGGACGGAGGGCCAAAACTAGTCTTTGACCACCAG ATGTGCATGGACTCTGAAAAGCACATGATCTACACGTTTGGCGGGCGCATTCTGACATGTAACGGCAGCGTGGAGGACAGCCGCACGTCTGAGCCCCAGTTCAGTGGCCTCTACGCCTACCACTGCCAAGCTGGCACATGGAGTCTCCTGCGGGAAGACTCTTGCAACGCTGGCCCAGAAGACATCCAGTCCCGTATTGGCCACTGCATGCTCTTCCACACT AGAAACCGCTGTCTTTATGTGTTTGGCGGTCAGAGGTCAAAGACTTACCTCAATGATTTCTTCAGCTATGATGTGGATGGAGATCACGTGGAGATCATATCTGATGGCACAAAGAAGGACTCAGGCATGG TGCCAATGACAGGCTTTACCCAGAGAGCCACCATCGACCCCGAGCTCAACGAGATCCACGTCCTGTCGGGCCTCAGTAAAGACAAAGATAAACGTGAGGAGAACGTTCGGAACTCCTTCTGGATCTACGACATCGCCCGTAACAACTG GTCTTGTGTATATAAGAACGACCAAGCGGTGAAAGAAAACCCCAGCAAGGTCTTGCAGGAGGAGGAGCCGTGTCCACGCTTTGCACACCAGCTGGTCTACGACGAGATGCACAAG GTGCATTACTTGTTTGGCGGCAACCCAGGGAAGTCTTGCTCTCCAAAGATGCGCCTCGATGACTTCTGGTCGCTCAAACTGTGTCGGCCCTCCAAGGAGTACCTCCTCCGCCACTGCAGATATCTCATCAGGAAGTACAG GTTTGAAGAGAAAGCCCAATCCGAGCCACTAAGTGCACTCAAATACTTGCAGGATGACCTGTCTCTCACCGTGGACCACACAGACCCCGAGGAGACCAAGGAG TTCCAGCTCCTGCCCTCAGCTCTATTCAAGTCCAGCAACGATTTCATCCCCCTTG GTTTCTCCGACATCGACCAGACGTATGCCCAACGCACACAGCTCTTCGACACACTCGTCAACTTCTTCCCCGACAGCATGACGCCACCGAAGGGCAACCTGGTGGACCTCATCACCCTCTAG
- the mkln1 gene encoding muskelin isoform X3: MFPCRFVKIVPLMSWGPSFNFSIWYIELHGIEDPDVVQPCLNWYSKYREQEAIRLCLKHFRQHNYTEAFESLQKKTRIALEHPMLTHLHDRLVLQGDFDACEDLIDKAVRDGLFNQYISQQEYKPRWSQIIPKCNKGTSAQEITRDDMNSDGDDNRPGMRGGHQMVIDVQTETVYLFGGWDGTQDLADFWAYSVQENQWVCISRDTEKESGPSARSCHKMCIDSQRRQIYTLGRYLDSSVRNSKSLKSDFYRYDIDVNTWTLLSEDTSADGGPKLVFDHQMCMDSEKHMIYTFGGRILTCNGSVEDSRTSEPQFSGLYAYHCQAGTWSLLREDSCNAGPEDIQSRIGHCMLFHTRNRCLYVFGGQRSKTYLNDFFSYDVDGDHVEIISDGTKKDSGMVPMTGFTQRATIDPELNEIHVLSGLSKDKDKREENVRNSFWIYDIARNNWSCVYKNDQAVKENPSKVLQEEEPCPRFAHQLVYDEMHKVHYLFGGNPGKSCSPKMRLDDFWSLKLCRPSKEYLLRHCRYLIRKYRFEEKAQSEPLSALKYLQDDLSLTVDHTDPEETKEFQLLPSALFKSSNDFIPLGFSDIDQTYAQRTQLFDTLVNFFPDSMTPPKGNLVDLITL, encoded by the exons ATGTTTCCCTGCAGATTTGTCAAAATAG TGCCTCTGATGTCTTGGGGTCCGAGTTTCAACTTCAGCATCTGGTACATTGAGCTGCATGGCATCGAAGATCCAGATGTAGTGCAGCCTTGCCTTAACTGGTATAGCAAG TACAGGGAACAGGAAGCCATCCGCCTTTGCCTCAAACACTTCCGTCAGCATAACTACACAGAGGCCTTCGAGTCGCTGCAGAAGAAGACTCGGATAGCACTTGAACACCCTATGCTTACTCACCTACACGACCGACTAGTTCTGCAAGGAGACTTTGACGCCTGTGAAGACCTTATAGACAAAGCCGTAAGAG ACGGTTTGTTTAACCAGTATATCAGCCAGCAGGAGTACAAGCCCAGGTGGAGTCAGATCATTCCCAAATGCAACAAAGGTACAAGCGCCCAAGAAATCACGAGGGACGACATGAACA GTGACGGTGACGACAACAGGCCGGGAATGAGGGGAGGACATCAAATGGTTATTGACGTTCAGACTG AGACTGTATACCTCTTCGGGGGCTGGGATGGCACACAAGACCTTGCTGACTTTTGGGCTTACAGTGTTCAGGAAAACCAGTGGGTCTGCATCTCCAGGGACACAGAGAAAGAG AGCGGTCCAAGCGCTCGCTCCTGCCATAAGATGTGCATCGACTCCCAGCGGCGTCAGATCTACACTTTAGGCCGCTACCTCGACTCCAGCGTCAGGAACAGCAAATCACTGAAGAGCGACTTCTACCGCTACGACATTGACGTCAACACCTGGACGCTCCTCAGCGAGGACACATCAGCGGACGGAGGGCCAAAACTAGTCTTTGACCACCAG ATGTGCATGGACTCTGAAAAGCACATGATCTACACGTTTGGCGGGCGCATTCTGACATGTAACGGCAGCGTGGAGGACAGCCGCACGTCTGAGCCCCAGTTCAGTGGCCTCTACGCCTACCACTGCCAAGCTGGCACATGGAGTCTCCTGCGGGAAGACTCTTGCAACGCTGGCCCAGAAGACATCCAGTCCCGTATTGGCCACTGCATGCTCTTCCACACT AGAAACCGCTGTCTTTATGTGTTTGGCGGTCAGAGGTCAAAGACTTACCTCAATGATTTCTTCAGCTATGATGTGGATGGAGATCACGTGGAGATCATATCTGATGGCACAAAGAAGGACTCAGGCATGG TGCCAATGACAGGCTTTACCCAGAGAGCCACCATCGACCCCGAGCTCAACGAGATCCACGTCCTGTCGGGCCTCAGTAAAGACAAAGATAAACGTGAGGAGAACGTTCGGAACTCCTTCTGGATCTACGACATCGCCCGTAACAACTG GTCTTGTGTATATAAGAACGACCAAGCGGTGAAAGAAAACCCCAGCAAGGTCTTGCAGGAGGAGGAGCCGTGTCCACGCTTTGCACACCAGCTGGTCTACGACGAGATGCACAAG GTGCATTACTTGTTTGGCGGCAACCCAGGGAAGTCTTGCTCTCCAAAGATGCGCCTCGATGACTTCTGGTCGCTCAAACTGTGTCGGCCCTCCAAGGAGTACCTCCTCCGCCACTGCAGATATCTCATCAGGAAGTACAG GTTTGAAGAGAAAGCCCAATCCGAGCCACTAAGTGCACTCAAATACTTGCAGGATGACCTGTCTCTCACCGTGGACCACACAGACCCCGAGGAGACCAAGGAG TTCCAGCTCCTGCCCTCAGCTCTATTCAAGTCCAGCAACGATTTCATCCCCCTTG GTTTCTCCGACATCGACCAGACGTATGCCCAACGCACACAGCTCTTCGACACACTCGTCAACTTCTTCCCCGACAGCATGACGCCACCGAAGGGCAACCTGGTGGACCTCATCACCCTCTAG
- the podxl gene encoding podocalyxin: MGATMRMACLLLSLSVLCQKVSSDNESASSVATETLDAAVIPVEEVVPATQVPAVDIVHANRTDVEMEPNETVTQPNDGQKTSLPPDSVVIVPTVAKATTAKVGDGTEVADTAEGEDNPGVANGAEGADPAEVADPAKVAAPPEVADGDADGAKVEDTATEAAEVADTAADAAKVTEAAKVTGVPATTQPCAPPNTNDPHLLTTLPNVAQTTILPNGTFQVAGSSDSTTTQMAEAPPQTTITSATDKVVLLGNEGTTKATSTPNHQPVTHGVFISKTDLANTKEDETTATIPKATAAASRTPEPAERIATTILTPTTPTIVEAWPAEANTNPKTFSYSLNSGQEKEEEKELMEVCRRLMGNLKDGNCTLTWRHHNGKLIFDCVEINGKVKTALATQYYEEITKKPTDNKTLIAILASCGALLIMIVILAVCASHHRKPYSENQQHLTEELHTVENGYHDNPTLEVMEVQPEMQEKKVALNGDFNDSWIVPIDNLLKEDVPDEEDTHL, translated from the exons GTGTTTTATGTCAAAAAGTGAGCTCAGACAATGAGAGTGCTTCTTCCGTGGCCACCGAAACGTTGGATGCTGCCGTCATCCCAGTAGAGGAAGTCGTTCCAGCCACCCAAGTGCCAGCAGTTGACATCGTACACGCAAACAGAACAGATGTAGAAATGGAGCCCAATGAAACAGTAACACAGCCAAATGACGGGCAGAAAACGTCTTTACCACCTGACTCTGTGGTCATCGTTCCGACTGTCGCGAAGGCTACCACTGCCAAGGTAGGAGACGGCACCGAAGTAGCGGACACCGCTGAGGGAGAGGACAACCCTGGGGTTGCAAACGGTGCGGAGGGAGCAGACCCGGCCGAGGTAGCAGATCCTGCTAAGGTAGCAGCCCCCCCTGAAGTTGCGGACGGTGACGCAGACGGCGCCAAAGTAGAAGACACCGCCACAGAGGCTGCCGAGGTAGCAGACACTGCCGCTGATGCTGCAAAGGTTACAGAAGCTGCCAAGGTCACAGGTGTACCAGCTACTACTCAACCATGTGCGCCACCCAACACAAATGATCCTCATCTCCTTACTACGCTACCAAATGTTGCCCAAACCACAATCCTACCAAATGGAACCTTCCAAGTGGCGGGGTCTTCCGACTCCACCACCACACAAATGGCAGAAGCTCCTCCCCAGACAACAATAACCTCAGCCACTGATAAAGTTGTATTGCTAGGCAATGAGGGGACGACCAAAGCTACCTCCACGCCAAATCATCAACCAGTAACGCATGGTGTCTTCATTTCCAAGACCGACCTAGCAAATACCAAAGAAG ACGAAACCACTGCCACTATCCCCAAGGCGACAGCAGCAGCATCTAGGACCCCAGAGCCAGCCGAGAGGATAGCAACCACCATCCTGACCCCAACCACACCTACTATTGTTGAGGCCTGGCCTGCTGAGGCCAACACAAATCCCAAGACGTTTTCG TATTCGTTGAACAGTGGACAAGAG aaggaggaagagaaagaaCTCATGGAGGTGTGCAGGCGCCTGATGGGGAACTTGAAAGACGGAAACTGCACGCTGACGTGGCGCCACCATAATGGCAAACTGATCTTTGACTGCGTGGAGATCAACGGCAAAG TTAAAACAGCTCTTGCTACTCAGTATTATGAAGAAATAACCAAG AAACCAACAGATAACAAAACGCTGATTGCCATCTTGGCGTCGTGTGGCGCCCTGTTGATTATGATCGTCATCCTGGCCGTGTGTGCATCACACCACCGCAAGCCCTACAGTGAAAACCAG CAACACCTGACAGAGGAGCTTCACACGGTGGAGAACGGTTACCATGACAACCCCACGctggaggtgatggaggtgCAGCCGGAGATGCAGGAGAAGAAGGTGGCGCTAAACGGCGACTTCAACGACAGCTGGATCGTCCCCATCGACAACCTCCTCAAGGAGGACGTCCCCGACGAGGAGGACACACACCTGTAA